Genomic DNA from Oncorhynchus clarkii lewisi isolate Uvic-CL-2024 chromosome 5, UVic_Ocla_1.0, whole genome shotgun sequence:
aaatgtgcatgtctgtgtgtgtctgtggcagCCACAGAACTGGGGCTCATTATGCTTTATAATGACATGTTTCACCTGACTTATAAGTGCTTTGATGTTGCAGTTCTTGGTCACGTCCTTGCTGTCTAACTACAGTTACCTGTGTCAACCTGTGGATTACAGCACTAGTCCACTGGCGATGAGGGTGAGAGTGCATCTGAAAACTCCCTATTGTACAACAACCGTTGGACCTCTGATATAGTTGACCTAAGTGGCCTAACTCTGTTTCTTCACCAGATGGCCAAAGTATGCTGGTGGTTTTTCTTCTCCAAGGTCATAGAATTGGCTGACACGGTAAAGCACATTGAAAATCAGGGTCGTATTCACTAGGCACCAAACGGAGGAAAAAGTACTGAAATGGGGAGTGACTACTTAACAAACATTTGTTTTCCATTCCAAAACTTTTTCTTACAGTATGCACTAATGAATATAGCCCAGGTCAGGATTAGCATCAGAGTCAAGAGAAACACTGGAAGCCCATTCTAAACCCATTTCAAACTCTTAATTGGCAGGTGTTCTTCATCCTGAGGAAGAAGAACAGTCAGCTGACTTTCCTGCATGTCTATCACCATGGCACCATGATCTTCAACTGGTGGGCAGGGGTCAAGTATCTGGCTGGAGGCCAATGTAAGTCTTGCATGACAAAGACTAGGGCTGCGGTCCAAACATTTAAAAGATACACCCTCGTCCACTTACCCTcaccttatgcccttgggggaatcccagTCGCCATTTGGAGggcggtccaaatgattagccaagcaaagGAAGTTTGCAAcataagcccctcagccctcgtttttagtcgtctttgcgagtgtacaattatgttcactccggGGCCTGAAACTTCCCATAATTCAATTCACTACGATTGTACATCCACTAAGAAATGTCAGCGAAaacttaaaaacaacatcaatggagaagtcaacatacaagtgtaagtaaaaacgaatgcaaataagttagaaattgtgctatGACGACACAAACACGTCTCGTAAaaagtaaatatgtttttgtttggttagctttttgaaattgtagaaataaaacattttccttcttcagaagttccagctaggcaggctaacgtcagttaattaatttgctagctatcatacagtaggcgtatattaatcatgatatatttaatataagtagacatgcactcctaattgactgtagcgcatataaaTCACCCCCAAACTACCGGTGACTGAAAACACAATAATCGCGGGATGAACAAGTGACGAATTTCCGGCCAAGGgtggtccatttaaaaatcattccttcctcccttgCCCCGCAAGTGTACACTCGTCAGACGTGTCCACTTCATTTGAGGGcggaggggatagggtgtgtctaagtgtttggactgcagcccaggagtttTTCCTAATCACATgtcctgaccaggaaaaactctgggccataCTTGTTAATGCCATAGATTTGTTCAATACCTGCTTCATTAACATCTTATAACATTTTGTTATCAACTCCCGGGTAGGCACTTCTCATTACCTGGGAGAATATTCATAATAGTATCACAATGGTATCCTATAACAAATTGTCCAAACCTGTCATGACGTAGAGGTTGTGCAGCAGATGGCCGAGACGTTTcgtgttcctctgtctcctcataGCGTTCTTCATCGGCCTGCTCAATACCTTTGTGCACATCGTGATGTACTCTTACTACGGACTGGCTTCCCTGGGGCCTCACACGCAGAAGTACTTATGGTGGAAGCGCTATCTGACCTCACTGCAGCTGGTTAGTGGCTTTAGCTTCAGCTCGGGATACATCTAGTAGGGCTCAAACATAAAGTGGGTAGGCTTGCACTTGGGCCTCGTATCCTGAACCTAGATTAAACCTAATCGTGGATGAAAAAACTACTTCAATGGAGAAACGTCTTTGAGCATGCTTTTtaatccaggactaggcttaatctgtgtccaggaaactggcCCTTTGAGTCTGTGGATGAGATTCTTTGAGAACTTAGGGTATTGGTACAAAACAGATCATGTTACGTCTATGAATGGATATAGTGTACTAACGTATCTGGAAACGTTCTGAACCCGAACCAATGTTCTGCCGCCTGGTATTTCAGCTCCAGTTTGTCCTGTTGACCACTCACACTGGCTACAACCTCTTCACTGAGTGTGACTTCCCGGACTCCATGAACGCTGTGGTGTTTGCCTACTGTGTCAGTCTCATTGCTCTCTTCAGCAACTTCTACTATCAGAGCTACCTCAACAGGAAGAGCAAGAAGACATAAAGGCTATGGACAATCACGCACTCACTGTGTCGTGCTGTACCTGAATTAAATTCACTGTCAAATGTAAAACCTTTTTAATACAGTATCTGGAGATGCATTGTTTTTGTGAAGCGTTCTACAATGTTCCCTATGGTCTCTACTTCCCACTGAGcggacgtcaattcaacgtccaCTCCACATTGGTTTGACGGGATTTCATTTCAATTGCGTGGAaaccacgttgattcaaccagtgtgtgcccagtgtgttATTGATGGCCTTGACTGGCTGTGTACCAATGAAAACATCTTTGTCATTCATTGAAAGGAACGAGACTGACATGGTTATTTTTGTTTGTCACGTATGCACTATAAAACTTAAGTGTAGAGTTAGAGGAGACATTTTGCAGGTTGTCTCAATTCAGCGGCATTACTTTTCAGAGTGCTAGCGTGAAACATTTGGTTTGTATGCTCGCTTGCAGCATTTGAGAATGCCCACAAGAGGGCAGAGTCTGTCTATGGTTGGTGCTTCACTTACCAGCGTGTCAACTGCAGTAGAACTGTTCGCCACTTGTCTAATTTGCCTGCCACTTGAACATTCCCATATGTATACACTACTTTATGTGGGTACTGCTGGTTATATCTTGGGCACATACTTTTAACATTATAGCAAGATATATTGTGCTTTAGTTATTTGAAACTTGTAATTAGGCAAGGATCGTGCACTTTGTGCTATAACCATGTAATAACACTAAGTGAGGATAATCGGAAAATGAGAAGAATTCCTGAACACTGTTTTATTTGAATGCTCCCATAATTAAAATGGTATTTTACTGTGACATGGCATTACCCTGCACCTGCGATAATTCCATGGATGTGCATACCACCGTAAGAAGAAGAGTCACCATCTGTATTATTGTAATAACATTTATTTCTTAAACGTGGGAATAACAAACATTCAGAAGATCGCTTTAAACAAACTGTACATTTATACACATGATAAAGTAGATTTGACTGTGTTCCAGAATATTTCACGAATGACCATCCACCACCCCTCCATTTACCATCCAGAAATATCTTAAGACAAttcaaacaaataaacaaacacaaaaaaaaacaaaggaatgcaaacaatacatttattttccACTGTTAAAAACAACACGGCAAAATGATATATATTTGTCTACATTTCAGTTCTTAGTAGATTGAATGATGtagagacggaaggagagagaaagaggagggagttCTGGAGTAGGTCATGTCTCCGTTTGAAATGTGTCCACTTGGTATCTGTTCGGGCAGG
This window encodes:
- the LOC139409001 gene encoding very long chain fatty acid elongase 4-like, whose protein sequence is MASTWQSVQSMRQWILENGDKRTDPWLLVYSPMPVAIIFLLYLGVVWAGPKLMKRREPVDLKAVLIVYNFAMVCLSVYMFHEFLVTSLLSNYSYLCQPVDYSTSPLAMRMAKVCWWFFFSKVIELADTVFFILRKKNSQLTFLHVYHHGTMIFNWWAGVKYLAGGQSFFIGLLNTFVHIVMYSYYGLASLGPHTQKYLWWKRYLTSLQLLQFVLLTTHTGYNLFTECDFPDSMNAVVFAYCVSLIALFSNFYYQSYLNRKSKKT